One genomic window of Gemmatimonadales bacterium includes the following:
- a CDS encoding Ig-like domain-containing protein, producing MPDSTRRYSALAALLAALACSEHSAPSGGAFSASLALAPVIELSASAAPLPIDGARVRVTRAARPADLVVDTLVAFPASAPSVSLQLRIELEAPSELLNVTVTLVGGSAVFYLGSDTVTVSSSRAGPTAMPPLTLRYVGPGADIATLRIAPRDSLASFGDSVRFRATGTTAAGAVITSFPIAWSTNDATVPMTDAGALRAPARRATIRVRAELPNGVRDSVNLTLVAVPSTMTVVGGTGQTARPNAPLATPITVEVRASDGLPVADVPIGFRSVTGGGGVEVAEARTDNAGRASTDAFLGPSLGEQRFEASAPGLAPVTITATAAYGNPVSLLLVRGGNQRGGPGTTLPVPLTVRVVDADDLPLPNVTVSFRALAAGASVAPGSATTTEAGEASTTAQLGPGLGPQQFEASVAGLPALLITATAEVGAAAALYYVGGGAQTAVAGAPFQAPLSVRVTDAGGVGVSGATVSWQVIHSNGLVGTATSVSGASGVATMTANAPARQGIALYRASLPNGANITFAGFGTTGPASQVAVHNGANQSIHFMSEELEVQVTDSYGNPVPGVMVQWTEAEGSGGTLVPSSSLSDSLGVARTSFLTPSNPSMSSRVRGTIGGGSFAEMLLLSDFYMVAFRGRTGPTAPVRVGSTPIAFTTQIADPSEAGLSNVATSWTVVRGGGVFSLPNTVTNTAGIASGQYAPGPLAGHHLIQAIHQVGVVPIPMRFAFRALPGLENRILMAAGDQQTVVAGSSLPEPLRALVVDQFNNPVSGVQVSWSLVGGGSLGTTTTDANGIATQGVTPNGTAGAREYRATVAGISAPATFTVYLLPPN from the coding sequence ATGCCTGACTCAACCCGTCGTTACTCCGCCCTCGCCGCGCTCCTTGCCGCCCTGGCCTGCAGCGAGCATTCGGCGCCATCCGGAGGCGCGTTTTCGGCCTCGCTCGCACTGGCCCCCGTAATCGAGTTGAGCGCGAGCGCTGCACCGCTTCCGATCGACGGCGCCCGAGTTCGCGTCACCCGCGCCGCACGGCCCGCCGATCTCGTTGTCGATACGCTCGTGGCGTTCCCAGCCAGCGCCCCGTCGGTGTCGCTCCAGCTACGCATCGAACTCGAAGCGCCGAGTGAGCTGCTGAACGTAACCGTTACTCTGGTTGGCGGCAGCGCCGTCTTCTACCTGGGTTCCGACACCGTCACCGTCTCATCCAGCCGGGCGGGGCCGACAGCCATGCCACCGCTGACGCTCCGCTACGTCGGCCCCGGGGCCGACATTGCCACTCTGCGCATTGCCCCCCGGGACAGCCTGGCCTCGTTCGGCGACTCGGTTCGGTTCCGGGCAACCGGCACGACGGCTGCCGGTGCCGTCATTACGAGCTTCCCGATTGCCTGGAGCACGAACGACGCGACCGTACCGATGACCGATGCCGGCGCATTACGCGCCCCCGCACGGCGGGCCACGATCAGGGTCCGCGCCGAGTTGCCGAATGGTGTGCGTGACTCGGTCAACCTGACGCTGGTGGCCGTACCCTCGACGATGACGGTCGTTGGCGGCACGGGCCAGACCGCCCGACCCAACGCACCGCTTGCCACGCCGATCACGGTCGAGGTCCGAGCTTCCGACGGCCTGCCCGTCGCCGATGTTCCGATCGGGTTTCGATCCGTCACCGGTGGTGGTGGCGTCGAAGTCGCCGAGGCGCGCACCGACAACGCCGGCCGCGCCTCGACCGATGCATTCCTGGGGCCGAGCCTTGGTGAGCAGCGATTCGAGGCCAGCGCACCTGGCCTCGCCCCGGTGACGATCACGGCCACCGCGGCGTACGGCAACCCGGTGTCGCTGCTCCTGGTGCGCGGCGGCAACCAGCGCGGCGGCCCCGGCACGACGCTGCCTGTTCCGCTCACCGTTCGCGTCGTCGATGCCGATGACCTGCCACTGCCCAACGTGACCGTCTCGTTCCGGGCACTTGCTGCCGGGGCGTCGGTTGCCCCGGGCTCTGCCACCACGACCGAAGCCGGGGAGGCCTCCACGACGGCGCAACTCGGTCCCGGGCTCGGTCCGCAGCAGTTCGAGGCCAGCGTCGCAGGACTTCCCGCTCTGCTCATCACCGCCACGGCCGAAGTGGGCGCCGCAGCGGCGCTCTACTATGTCGGTGGAGGCGCCCAGACCGCGGTTGCCGGAGCGCCCTTCCAGGCACCGCTCTCGGTCCGCGTCACCGATGCCGGCGGGGTCGGGGTTTCGGGAGCCACCGTGTCCTGGCAGGTGATCCACAGCAATGGCTTGGTCGGCACCGCGACCTCGGTATCGGGAGCGTCCGGCGTTGCCACGATGACGGCCAATGCGCCCGCCCGTCAGGGTATCGCCCTCTACCGCGCCTCACTGCCGAACGGCGCCAACATCACGTTTGCCGGGTTCGGAACGACCGGGCCCGCCAGCCAGGTCGCCGTTCACAACGGCGCCAACCAGTCGATTCACTTTATGTCGGAAGAGCTCGAGGTGCAGGTCACGGACAGCTATGGCAACCCGGTTCCCGGTGTCATGGTGCAGTGGACCGAAGCGGAGGGAAGCGGCGGCACCCTCGTTCCGAGCAGCAGCCTGAGCGATTCACTTGGCGTGGCGAGGACCTCGTTCCTGACGCCGTCCAACCCGAGCATGTCGTCCCGGGTTCGGGGGACCATCGGCGGCGGCAGCTTTGCAGAGATGCTGCTGCTGAGTGATTTCTATATGGTAGCCTTCAGGGGTAGGACGGGTCCGACCGCCCCCGTGAGGGTGGGCAGCACACCGATCGCTTTCACGACCCAGATTGCCGATCCTTCGGAAGCCGGCCTTTCCAACGTGGCAACGAGCTGGACCGTGGTGCGCGGCGGCGGCGTCTTTTCCCTGCCCAACACGGTAACGAACACCGCGGGCATCGCCTCCGGGCAGTATGCCCCGGGCCCGCTTGCCGGGCACCATCTGATCCAGGCGATCCACCAGGTGGGGGTCGTTCCGATTCCGATGCGGTTTGCCTTCCGCGCTCTGCCCGGACTCGAGAACCGGATCCTGATGGCTGCCGGAGACCAGCAAACCGTGGTCGCCGGCTCGAGCCTGCCGGAGCCGCTCAGGGCGCTCGTCGTCGACCAGTTCAACAACCCGGTCAGCGGAGTTCAGGTATCGTGGAGCCTGGTGGGTGGAGGCAGCCTGGGCACCACCACGACCGACGCAAACGGTATCGCGACGCAGGGCGTGACCCCCAACGGCACAGCAGGCGCAAGGGAGTATCGGGCAACGGTAGCCGGCATCAGCGCACCAGCCACGTTTACGGTGTACCTGCTGCCTCCGAACTAA